A single Biomphalaria glabrata chromosome 2, xgBioGlab47.1, whole genome shotgun sequence DNA region contains:
- the LOC106079650 gene encoding TNF receptor-associated factor 6-like isoform X2 yields the protein MEMATNSQDHGYDVQPLCEIEPRHICPICLMIMKNAVQTMCGHRFCEACINKVVTGSTLLTCPVDKTVSRVDQIFQDVATRREILCLPIQCPNKSGGCSWEGDLIDLTGHKSSCGLEPVTCAHGCGASLVRTEADEHLSVCPFRQMNCLFCNECVQQSAMISHTEQCPMAPVTCSLCGEDDLVRKALPEHQDIETGNCPNVVVPCPYKYTGCEFQAERIKIQEHINESGTLSIHMELVAKKLAEQCSVVQDMQEKLNGAIRQTSEAVSLVVATQKSQTQMTKDLRDRNVTGRLHWKVKVGHQRATRTSYCSPTFYTGCPGYKVQLTLNMDGQKDGHVKYTSISMSLLPGEYDDDMIFPFNATCFVTLYDQANSPTRQANVTHDIIMREVPRNYSRHGRQVERVFKRENNKFVKRQDLLGPDSRYLKQGLLHMEVCVIHSFYPPLDLVPASAACFNSFVGHGSFVLHSPQSPQMPASPMTPPIVGVTRLAISN from the exons ATGGAAATGGCCACGAATTCTCAAGACCACGGCTATGATGTCCAGCCCCTGTGTGAGATAGAACCCCGCCACATTTGTCCCATCTGCCTAATGATCATGAAGAACGCAGTGCAGACGATGTGTGGTCACAGATTCTGTGAGGCCTGCATCAATAAGGTCGTTAC GGGAAGTACACTCCTGACGTGCCCTGTAGACAAGACAGTTTCAAGAGTAGACCAG ATATTTCAGGATGTTGCAACGAGAAGAGAAATTTTGTGTCTTCCTATTCAATGCCCCAATAAATCTGGTGGTTGCTCCTGGGAGGGAGACCTCATCGACTTAACC GGACACAAGTCCAGCTGTGGGTTGGAACCAGTTACATGCGCTCATGGCTGTGGGGCAAGTCTAGTAAGGACTGAGGCTGATGAGCATTTGTCCGTGTGTCCATTCCGTCAGATGAACTGTTTGTTTTGTAACGAGTGTGTCCAGCAAAGCGCTATGATA AGTCATACGGAGCAGTGCCCTATGGCCCCAGTTACGTGTTCATTGTGCGGGGAAGACGACCTGGTTAGAAAAGCGCTGCCTGAGCATCAAGACATTGAGACTGGGAACTGTCCAAACGTCGTCGTTCCTTGTCCTTATAAATACACTGGATGCGAGTTCCAA GCTGAACGCATCAAAATTCAGGAGCACATAAATGAGAGTGGAACTTTGAGCATTCACATGGAACTTGTAGCCAAAAAACTTGCTGAACAGTGCAGCGTGGTGCAGGACATGCAGGAGAAGTTAAACGGTGCGATCAG ACAAACAAGTGAAGCCGTCTCTCTCGTTGTGGCTACACAGAAGAGCCAAACACAGATGACCAAAGACTTGCGTGATCGTAACGTTACTGGCAGACTGCACTGGAAGGTCAAGGTTGGTCATCAGAGGGCTACACGAACCAGCTACTGCAGTCCAACTTTTTATACCGGATGTCCAGGATACAAG gTTCAGTTGACATTGAACATGGATGGTCAGAAAGATGGTCACGTGAAGTACACCAGCATTAGTATGTCACTGCTGCCAGGGGAGTACGATGATGACATGATCTTTCCCTTCAATGCCACGTGCTTCGTCACACTCTATGACCAG GCCAACTCCCCCACCAGACAAGCTAACGTGACCCATGATATTATTATGAGAGAAGTCCCTAGAAACTACTCAAGACATGGGCGCCAGGTAGAGAGGGTCTTTAAAAGAG agAACAATAAATTTGTAAAGCGCCAAGATCTGCTGGGTCCAGATTCTAGATATCTGAAACAAGGACTCCTCCACATGGAAGTTTGTGTCATTCACTCATTCTACCCCCCGCTTGACTTGGTACCCGCATCAGCAGCGTGTTTCAATAGTTTTGTGGGGCACGGCTCGTTTGTGCTACACTCCCCTCAAAGCCCACAGATGCCAGCTTCGCCTATGACACCACCTATTGTGGGTGTGACAAGACTCGCTATCTCAAACTGA
- the LOC106079650 gene encoding TNF receptor-associated factor 6-like isoform X1, producing MEMATNSQDHGYDVQPLCEIEPRHICPICLMIMKNAVQTMCGHRFCEACINKVVTRGSTLLTCPVDKTVSRVDQIFQDVATRREILCLPIQCPNKSGGCSWEGDLIDLTGHKSSCGLEPVTCAHGCGASLVRTEADEHLSVCPFRQMNCLFCNECVQQSAMISHTEQCPMAPVTCSLCGEDDLVRKALPEHQDIETGNCPNVVVPCPYKYTGCEFQAERIKIQEHINESGTLSIHMELVAKKLAEQCSVVQDMQEKLNGAIRQTSEAVSLVVATQKSQTQMTKDLRDRNVTGRLHWKVKVGHQRATRTSYCSPTFYTGCPGYKVQLTLNMDGQKDGHVKYTSISMSLLPGEYDDDMIFPFNATCFVTLYDQANSPTRQANVTHDIIMREVPRNYSRHGRQVERVFKRENNKFVKRQDLLGPDSRYLKQGLLHMEVCVIHSFYPPLDLVPASAACFNSFVGHGSFVLHSPQSPQMPASPMTPPIVGVTRLAISN from the exons ATGGAAATGGCCACGAATTCTCAAGACCACGGCTATGATGTCCAGCCCCTGTGTGAGATAGAACCCCGCCACATTTGTCCCATCTGCCTAATGATCATGAAGAACGCAGTGCAGACGATGTGTGGTCACAGATTCTGTGAGGCCTGCATCAATAAGGTCGTTAC CAGGGGAAGTACACTCCTGACGTGCCCTGTAGACAAGACAGTTTCAAGAGTAGACCAG ATATTTCAGGATGTTGCAACGAGAAGAGAAATTTTGTGTCTTCCTATTCAATGCCCCAATAAATCTGGTGGTTGCTCCTGGGAGGGAGACCTCATCGACTTAACC GGACACAAGTCCAGCTGTGGGTTGGAACCAGTTACATGCGCTCATGGCTGTGGGGCAAGTCTAGTAAGGACTGAGGCTGATGAGCATTTGTCCGTGTGTCCATTCCGTCAGATGAACTGTTTGTTTTGTAACGAGTGTGTCCAGCAAAGCGCTATGATA AGTCATACGGAGCAGTGCCCTATGGCCCCAGTTACGTGTTCATTGTGCGGGGAAGACGACCTGGTTAGAAAAGCGCTGCCTGAGCATCAAGACATTGAGACTGGGAACTGTCCAAACGTCGTCGTTCCTTGTCCTTATAAATACACTGGATGCGAGTTCCAA GCTGAACGCATCAAAATTCAGGAGCACATAAATGAGAGTGGAACTTTGAGCATTCACATGGAACTTGTAGCCAAAAAACTTGCTGAACAGTGCAGCGTGGTGCAGGACATGCAGGAGAAGTTAAACGGTGCGATCAG ACAAACAAGTGAAGCCGTCTCTCTCGTTGTGGCTACACAGAAGAGCCAAACACAGATGACCAAAGACTTGCGTGATCGTAACGTTACTGGCAGACTGCACTGGAAGGTCAAGGTTGGTCATCAGAGGGCTACACGAACCAGCTACTGCAGTCCAACTTTTTATACCGGATGTCCAGGATACAAG gTTCAGTTGACATTGAACATGGATGGTCAGAAAGATGGTCACGTGAAGTACACCAGCATTAGTATGTCACTGCTGCCAGGGGAGTACGATGATGACATGATCTTTCCCTTCAATGCCACGTGCTTCGTCACACTCTATGACCAG GCCAACTCCCCCACCAGACAAGCTAACGTGACCCATGATATTATTATGAGAGAAGTCCCTAGAAACTACTCAAGACATGGGCGCCAGGTAGAGAGGGTCTTTAAAAGAG agAACAATAAATTTGTAAAGCGCCAAGATCTGCTGGGTCCAGATTCTAGATATCTGAAACAAGGACTCCTCCACATGGAAGTTTGTGTCATTCACTCATTCTACCCCCCGCTTGACTTGGTACCCGCATCAGCAGCGTGTTTCAATAGTTTTGTGGGGCACGGCTCGTTTGTGCTACACTCCCCTCAAAGCCCACAGATGCCAGCTTCGCCTATGACACCACCTATTGTGGGTGTGACAAGACTCGCTATCTCAAACTGA
- the LOC106079651 gene encoding dnaJ homolog subfamily B member 12-like has protein sequence MDGNKDESEKCINIAKGCIASGHTEKAKKFLIKAQKLFPTKKAAELLESLERNTANGDAAGGDSDPKVRNRKYSQSKPSTEKEEIKVVHDYTPEQIAAVKRINGCKDVYEVLELTKEFSESDLKKAYRKLALQMHPDKNKAPGATEAFKAIGKAYSILSDKEKRRQYDLYGPEMQPSRLSRDDDFSQGYEGDISPEELFNMFFGGGFPSGNINRRHHAHSTRRQFYTYREPQQSESSLTLFFQLAPILLLVVLSLLSSFLVSDAVFSLQRTDKYVMEMKTSNLKVPYYVKEDFKPEFKSDLRRIERAVEDEYIGQLRSNCFRERNYKENLMWRARNYGDAKLYQRAMDMATPSCDNLQKVYS, from the exons ATGGACGGCAACAAAGATGAAAGTGAGAAGTGCATTAACATTGCTAAAGGATGTATAGCATCAGGGCATACGGAGAAGGCCAAAAAATTTCTTATAAAAGCTCAGAAGCTATTTCCTACCAAGAAAGCAGCAG AACTTCTTGAATCTCTGGAACGCAATACTGCCAATGGAGATGCAGCAGGAGGAGACAGTGACCCTAAGGTACGCAACAGAAAATACAGTCAATCCAAACCATCCACAGAGAAAGAAGAAATTAAAGTGGTTCATGACTACACACCTGAACAAATAGCAGCTGTCAAAag aatAAATGGATGTAAGGATGTATATGAGGTTTTAGAATTGACTAAGGAGTTCAGTGAATCAGACCTTAAGAAAGCCTATAGGAAATTGGCTCTTCAGATGCATCCGGACAAAAACAAAGCACCTGGTGCCACAGAAGCTTTTAAAG CTATTGGCAAGGCATACAGTATTCTAAgtgataaagaaaaaagaagacagTATGACTTGTATGGTCCTGAAATGCAACCCAGCAGGCTTAGCAGAGATGATGATTTCTCTCAAGGATATGAAG GCGACATTTCTCCAGAAGAACTGTTCAACATGTTTTTCGGTGGTGGGTTCCCTTCAG GAAATATTAATAGACGCCATCATGCACACTCCACAAGAAGACAGTTTTATACTTACAGAGAACCACAACAATCAGAG AGTAGCCTAACCTTATTTTTCCAACTGGCTCCAATTTTGTTACTGGTTGTATTATCTCTACTGAGCAGCTTCCTTGTCAGTGATGCTGTCTTCAGTTTACAAAGAACAGA caaaTATGTTATGGAAATGAAGACTAGTAATTTAAAAGTTCCTTATTATGTAAAGGAAGATTTCAAGCCGGAATTTAAATCTGATCTAAGGCGGATAGAAAGAGCTGTAGAAGATGAATACATAGGGCAGCTCAGAAGTAATTGTTTTAGAGAGAGAAATTATA AAGAAAATTTGATGTGGAGAGCAAGAAACTATGGAGACGCCAAGTTGTATCAGAGAGCAATGGACATGGCCACACCATCTTGTGATAATTTACAAAAAGTGTACTCTTGA